Proteins co-encoded in one Papaver somniferum cultivar HN1 chromosome 5, ASM357369v1, whole genome shotgun sequence genomic window:
- the LOC113284388 gene encoding START domain-containing protein 10-like: MSNLAHSWSISDESLRRFVHFASESCIQELLSASDSTCSSSSKVNGTNGHRNQHNNSNNNHDGWNRVHSINTDDHDGVEISKRRSAGNSFHIFRSRWLLRSVSPEQFITVANAIDAAKQWDSDLVEAKYIKDLGENLSIISLRYGDGSKPLFKNREFIVYERRETMDDGTLVVAVASLPKEIAAGLYPKRSNAIRGLLLQSGWVVERFEKDSCMVTYVVQLDPAGWLPKFFVNRLNTKLVMIIDKLAQACLQIN, translated from the exons ATGAGCAACCTAGCTCACTCTTG gTCTATAAGTGATGAATCACTAAGAAGATTTGTGCACTTTGCAAGTGAAAGTTGTATACAAGAACTCTTATCAGCTTCAGATTCAACTTGTTCTAGTAGTAGTAAGGTTAATGGTACTAATGGTCACAGAAATCAgcataataatagtaataataaccATGATGGATGGAATAGGGTTCATAGTATAAACACAGATGATCATGACGGTGTTGAGATATCAAAACGTAGATCGGCCGGTAATTCGTTTCATATTTTCAGAAGTCGCTGGTTACTTAGATCAGTCTCGCCGGAACAGTTCATAACCGTCGCCAATGCTATCGATGCCGCAAAG CAATGGGACTCAGATCTTGTAGAGGCTAAGTACATAAAAGATCTTGGAGAAAACCTTAGCATTATTAGTCTCAGATATGGAGATGGGTCAAAACCTTTGTTCAAGAACAGGGAATTCATTGTCTACGAACGACGGGAAACTAtggatgatggtaccctg GTGGTTGCAGTAGCTTCTCTGCCAAAAGAGATAGCAGCAGGATTGTACCCAAAACGGAGCAATGCGATTCGAGGACTTTTATTGCAGTCAGGATGGGTGGTTGAAAGATTTGAAAAGGATTCTTGTATGGTAACTTATGTCGTTCAG TTGGATCCTGCAGGATGGTTGCCCAAGTTCTTTGTGAACAGACTGAATACGAAGCTGGTGATGATCATTGACAAACTAGCTCAAGCTTGCCTGCAAATCAATTGA
- the LOC113284387 gene encoding probable aquaporin TIP5-1, whose product MASMMGTPATTRSLHGRLKHSINQTALRSYLAEFISTFLFVFVVIGSIMASRELLPDGTNTSDPSCLVAVAFANAFALSTAVYIFGASSSSDTTSASSSGAHVNPAVTFGLAVGGHISIPTALFYWIMQLLASSMACLLLRVATADHVVPTHAIAVEMTGFGASIIEGVTTFTLVYTIYAARDARKGPLSAIGPIAIGFVAGGNVLATGPFSGGSMNPACSFGSALVNGSFKNQAVYWVGPLIGGAMAGLFYDNVLFPVTSVQHSDSGINDGHGTSSNSGF is encoded by the coding sequence ATGGCTTCAATGATGGGGACTCCTGCAACAACGAGATCGTTACATGGCCGTTTGAAGCATTCGATCAACCAAACCGCACTTAGATCGTATCTCGCAGAATTCATTTCAACTTTTCTGTTTGTATTTGTTGTCATTGGTTCAATAATGGCATCCCGCGAGTTACTGCCGGATGGAACAAACACATCTGACCCATCGTGTCTGGTGGCTGTGGCATTTGCAAATGCATTTGCATTATCAACCGCAGTTTACATATTTGGCGCATCATCATCGTCAGATACTACATCCGCATCATCATCAGGGGCACATGTGAATCCTGCTGTCACTTTTGGATTGGCAGTGGGCGGTCATATCAGCATTCCAACTGCATTATTTTACTGGATCATGCAGTTGCTTGCTTCATCAATGGCTTGCCTTCTCTTACGAGTGGCAACAGCCGATCATGTTGTCCCAACCCATGCCATTGCCGTTGAAATGACCGGATTCGGAGCATCCATCATTGAAGGTGTCACAACATTTACACTAGTCTACACAATTTACGCTGCAAGGGATGCACGAAAAGGCCCTCTCAGTGCGATAGGACCTATAGCAATTGGATTTGTTGCCGGTGGAAATGTTTTAGCAACGGGACCTTTTTCCGGCGGTTCGATGAATCCGGCATGCTCATTTGGTTCTGCCCTGGTAAATGGTAGTTTTAAGAATCAAGCGGTTTATTGGGTCGGACCTTTGATTGGTGGTGCTATGGCCGGACTTTTTTATGACAATGTCCTGTTTCCGGTTACTTCCGTTCAGCATTCAGATTCCGGCATCAATGATGGACATGGAACTAGTAGTAATTCTGGGTTCTAA
- the LOC113284390 gene encoding probable leucine-rich repeat receptor-like protein kinase At5g49770 translates to MMGRGILLFLLVRLFQFLVVEAATDPHEFAVLRSLKIQWENIPPNWVGSDPCSEGWEGIVCTDSRVISIQLSTMGLKGQLSGDIGSLSELQSLDLSYNPGLTGPLPPSIGNLKKLTNLILVGCGFSGPIPSEIGYLPRLVFLSLNSNRFNGNIPPTIGSLSSLYWLDLADNQLSGSIPVSSGNTPGLDMLTRTKHFHFGKNQLSGVIPPQLFSANMNLIHVLFEDNKLTGSIPATLGLVKTLEVVRLDRNLLSGNVPTNLNKLIGVSELHLSNNDFVGPFPDLSGMLVLNSVDLSNNSFAVSDFPPYFSSLKSLTTLEAENTNLKGVLPPTLFTLPQLQTLNLKTNLFNGSLDIGSNFSDQLELVDLQNNSITGYIERGGYPNELRLMGNPVCGPSATAKFCRLAVHSSPPYSTPPNNCVPSLCPNGQNSSPNCQCSYPYSGTIFFRAPSFSDLENASYYTSLQSSLQASFTTNKVPVDSVSLSNPKKDADDYLEVSLQVFPSSKQSFSRSDIAKMGFMLSNQTFKPPPKPFGPYFFIASQYAHFSESSGSAGGSKKMSLGIIVGAPVGGFILLTLIFVGVYLFCRKRRVKTDTERRNVSEPRQSGATSWDPTKSSDIFPQLKGPKVFSSNELRKATNNFSEANDIGSGGYGKVYRGTLASGQLVAIKRSQPGSSQGRNEFTTEVELLSRVHHKNLVGLVGFCFEDKEQMLVYEFVPNGTLKGSLTGKSGIRLDWNRRLRVALGAAKGLSYLHDLANPPIIHRDIKTNNILLDERLNAKVADFGLSKPMGDSEDGQIVTQVKGTMGYLDPEYYMSNQLTAKSDVYSFGVVLLELLTARVPLEKGRYIVREVRVAMDRQKDRYGLNELLDSALGLTNPLKGLEQLVDLAMRCVEETGDERPTMSEAVKEIERIMQMAGMNTNADSASFDATSTRSSPHPYHNNNVASFEYSGAYTPSRVDPQ, encoded by the exons ATGATGGGTCGAGGaattctgctctttttgcttgtTCGGTTATTCCAGTTCTTGGTTGTAGAAGCAGCAACGGACCCTCACGAAT TTGCAGTTCTGAGGTCCTTAAAGATTCAGTGGGAGAACATTCCACCCAATTGGGTTGGCTCGGATCCTTGCTCAGAAGGTTGGGAAGGAATTGTCTGCACAGATTCACGCGTTATCTCTAT TCAATTATCTACCATGGGTCTGAAAGGTCAGCTCTCTGGGGACATTGggtctctttctgagttgcaatCTTT GGATTTATCGTACAACCCAGGACTGACTGGCCCCCTCCCACCATCAATTGGGAATTTGAAGAAGCTGACAAACTT GATCCTTGTTGGCTGCGGTTTCTCTGGTCCAATTCCATCTGAAATAGGATATCTGCCAAGACTAGTCTTTTT GTCTCTAAACTCTAACAGATTCAATGGAAATATACCTCCTACCATTGGCAGCCTATCTAGTCTTTATTGGTTGGATCTAGCTGATAACCAACTTAGTGGCAGCATTCCTGTCTCCAGCGGGAACACTCCTGGTCTAGATATGCTAACCCGTACTAAGCATTT TCATTTCGGCAAGAATCAGCTTAGTGGCGTCATCCCACCTCAACTTTTCAGCGCAAATATGAATCTTATACATGT GCTTTTTGAAGATAACAAACTTACTGGAAGTATCCCTGCAACTCTTGGACTTGTGAAAACTCTGGAGGTTGT ACGTCTTGATAGAAATTTGTTAAGCGGGAATGTCCCTACAAATCTCAATAAACTTATCGGCGTTAGCGAGCT GCATTTGTCCAACAATGATTTCGTTGGCCCATTTCCAGATCTAAGTGGAATGCTAGTTCTCAATTCTGT GGACTTGAGCAACAATAGTTTTGCAGTGTCAGATTTCCCACCATATTTCTCATCCTTAAAGTCCTTGACTACATT GGAGGCAGAGAACACAAATCTTAAAGGAGTACTCCCTCCTACTCTGTTTACACTCCCACAGTTGCAGACTTT GAATCTAAAGACGAACCTGTTCAATGGCTCCCTGGATATTGGTAGCAACTTCAGTGACCAACTGGAGCTTGTTGATCTGCAGAATAATTCTATTACAGGTTATATTGAAAGAGGTGGTTACCCTAACGAGTTACG ACTCATGGGTAATCCAGTTTGCGGCCCATCAGCAACAGCAAAATTCTGTCGACTTGCAGTACACTCATCTCCTCCATATTCAACTCCCCCTAATAATTGTGTACCTAGTCTCTGTCCTAATGGCCAAAACAGCAGCCCGAACTGTCAATGTTCATACCCTTACAGTGGCACCATATTCTTCAGGGCCCCATCTTTCTCAGACTTGGAAAACGCCTCATATTACACTTCTCTCCAGAGTTCACTTCAGGCATCATTTACGACAAACAAAGTTCCGGTGGATTCGGTTTCTCTTAGTAACCCAAAAAAAGATGCAGATGATTACCTTGAAGTGAGCTTGCAAGTATTTCCGTCCAGTAAACAAAGTTTTAGTCGATCGGATATTGCAAAAATGGGTTTCATGCTCAGCAACCAAACGTTCAAACCTCCTCCAAAACCCTTTGGACCCTACTTTTTCATCGCCTCACAGTATGCACACTTTAGTG AATCGTCGGGTTCAGCTGGTGGATCGAAGAAGATGAGTCTAGGGATAATTGTTGGAGCACCAGTTGGTGGATTTATACTCCTGACCCTGATCTTTGTAGGAGTATATCTATTTTGTAGAAAGAGAAGAGTGAAAACAGATACTGAGCGCAGGAATGTCTCCG AGCCACGTCAGTCCGGTGCAACATCTTGGGATCCGACAAAAAGCAGTGATATTTTTCCTCAGCTAAAGGGACCAAAAGTCTTCTCTTCTAATGAGCTTCGTAAAGCCACAAACAACTTTTCAGAGGCCAATGACATTGGATCTGGAGGCTATGGAAAG GTTTACAGAGGGACCCTTGCCTCCGGGCAATTGGTTGCAATTAAAAGATCTCAGCCAGGATCTTCACAAGGTCGTAATGAGTTCACAACAGAAGTTGAGCTTTTGTCAAGGGTTCATCATAAGAACCTTGTAGGCCTTGTGGGTTTTTGTTTCGAAGACAAAGAGCAAATGTTGGTGTATGAATTTGTTCCAAATGGCACTCTGAAAGGGAGCCTTACAG GGAAATCTGGAATCCGGTTGGATTGGAATAGGAGACTTAGAGTTGCTCTAGGTGCTGCAAAAGGTCTTTCTTATCTTCATGATCTTGCCAACCCTCCCATAATACATAGGGATATCAAGACAAATAATATTCTCTTGGATGAACGCTTAAATGCAAAGGTTGCTGATTTTGGTCTCTCCAAGCCCATGGGCGACAGCGAGGATGGTCAGATTGTTACCCAAGTTAAGGGGACAATG GGATACTTGGATCCTGAATATTACATGAGCAACCAGTTAACCGCCAAGAGTGATGTTTACAGCTTTGGAGTTGTATTGCTGGAGTTATTAACTGCACGAGTTCCATTAGAAAAAGGAAGATACATTGTAAGAGAAGTAAGGGTGGCGATGGATAGGCAAAAAGATCGATATGGTCTCAATGAGCTACTAGACTCGGCCCTAGGATTAACAAACCCATTGAAAGGACTGGAACAGTTAGTGGATTTAGCAATGAGGTGTGTTGAAGAAACTGGTGATGAACGTCCTACAATGAGCGAGGCCGTAAAGGAGATTGAAAGAATAATGCAGATGGCTGGAATGAACACGAATGCTGATTCTGCATCCTTCGATGCTACAAGTACGAGGAGTTCCCCTCATCCTTATCACAATAACAATGTAGCATCTTTTGAATACAGTGGTGCTTACACACCTTCAAGAGTAGATCCCCAGTAA
- the LOC113284389 gene encoding probable leucine-rich repeat receptor-like protein kinase At5g49770 — protein sequence MMGRGIMLFSLVGLFQFLIVEAATDSQDFAVLRSFKTQWQNIPPNWVGSDPCSEGWEGVVCTDSRVFSIQLSTMGLKGQLSGDIGSLTELQTLDLSYNTGLTGPLPPSIGGLKKLTNLILVGCSFSGPIPSEIGSLPKLVFLSLNSNSFNGNIPPTIGSLSNLYWLDLADNQLSGSIPVSNENTTGLDMLTHTKHFHFGKNQLSGAIPDKLFSSNMKLIHVLFEDNKFTGTIPATLGLVKTLEVLRLDRNSLSGNVPTNLNNLTSVSELHLSNNHFVGPFPDLSGMQVLNFMDLSNNTFAVSDFPSYFSTLKSLTTLEAENTNLQGLLPPALFVLPQLQTLNLKKNLLNGSLDIGSSFSDQLELIDLQGNSITGYVERGGYQNELRLMDNPVCRGSMGVAAKFCHLPTHSSPSYSTPPNNCVPSLCTNGQSSSPNCECSYPYSGTLFFRSPSFSDLGNTSYYTSLQSALLRSFQTHDAPVDSVSLSNPREDADSYLEVSLQVFPSDKQSFGRSEIAKMGFLLSNQTFKPPKTFGPYFFIASQYGNFAELVSPGAPKKMRLWIIVGASVGGFILLALIFIGIYLCCRKRTVTTVNEHRDGSEPCHSGATSWDPTRSVGTFPQLKGPKVFSSDELRNATNNFSKANDIGSGGYGKVYRGTLASRQLVAIKRALPRSLQGDNELTTEVELLSRVHHKNLVSLVGFCFEGKEQMLVYEFVPNGTLKESLSGKSGVRLDWNRRLRVALGAAKGLSYLHDLANPPIIHRDIKTNNILLDERLNAKVADFGLSKPMPDSENGQIVTQVKGTMGYLDPEYYMSNQLTDKSDVYSFGVVLLELLTARVPLERNRYIVSEIRAAMDRERDRYGLSELLDPALGLTNPLKGLEQFVDLAMWCVEETGDERPTMSEVVKEIERIMKMAGMSTKTDYATSGAFDTTSTRSYHPYHNNNVASFDNSGACTPSRVDPQ from the exons atgatgGGTCGAGGAATTATGCTCTTTTCGCTTGTTGGGTTGTTCCAGTTCTTGATTGTAGAAGCAGCAACAGACTCTCAGGATT TTGCAGTTTTGAGGTCGTTCAAGACTCAATGGCAGAACATTCCACCCAATTGGGTCGGCTCAGATCCTTGCTCAGAAGGTTGGGAAGGAGTTGTGTGCACAGATTCACGCGTTTTTTCCAT TCAATTATCTACCATGGGTCTGAAAGGTCAGCTTTCTGGGGACATTGGGTCTCTTACTGAGTTACAAACTTT GGATTTATCATACAACACGGGACTGACTGGCCCCCTCCCACCATCAATTGGGGGATTGAAGAAGCTGACAAACTT GATCCTTGTTGGCTGCAGTTTCTCTGGTCCAATTCCATCTGAAATAGGATCTCTGCCAAAACTAGTCTTTTT ATCTCTGAACTCTAACAGCTTCAATGGAAATATACCTCCTACCATTGGCAGTCTGTCTAATCTATATTGGTTGGATCTAGCTGATAACCAACTTAGTGGCAGCATCCCAGTCTCCAATGAGAACACCACTGGTCTAGATATGCTAACCCATACCAAGCActt TCATTTCGGCAAGAATCAGCTGTCTGGCGCCATCCCAGATAAACTTTTCAGCTCAAACATGAAGCTGATACATGT GCTCTTTGAAGATAACAAATTTACTGGAACTATCCCTGCAACTCTTGGACTTGTGAAAACTCTGGAGGTTCT ACGTCTTGACAGGAATTCGTTAAGCGGGAATGTCCCAACAAATCTCAATAACCTTACTAGTGTTAGCGAGCT TCATTTGTCCAACAACCACTTTGTTGGCCCATTTCCAGATCTAAGTGGAATGCAAGTTCTCAATTTTAT GGACTTGAGCAATAATACTTTTGCAGTGTCAGATTTTCCATCATATTTCTCGACCTTGAAGTCCTTGACCACATT GGAGGCGGAGAACACAAATCTTCAAGGACTACTCCCTCCGGCTTTGTTTGTGCTCCCACAGTTACAGACTTT GAATCTAAAGAAAAACCTGCTCAATGGCTCCCTGGATATCGGCAGCAGCTTCAGTGACCAATTGGAGCTTATTGATCTGCAGGGTAATTCTATTACAGGTTATGTTGAAAGAGGTGGTTACCAAAACGAGTTACG ACTCATGGATAATCCAGTTTGCAGAGGATCAATGGGAGTCGCAGCTAAATTCTGTCATCTTCCAACACACTCATCTCCTTCATATTCAACTCCTCCTAATAATTGTGTACCTAGTCTCTGTACTAATGGCCAAAGCAGCAGCCCTAACTGTGAATGTTCATACCCCTACAGTGGTACCCTATTCTTCAGGTCCCCATCCTTCTCAGACTTGGGAAACACCTCATATTACACTTCTCTCCAGAGTGCACTTCTGCGGTCATTTCAGACACACGACGCTCCTGTGGATTCGGTTTCTCTTAGTAACCCAAGGGAAGATGCAGATAGTTACCTTGAAGTGAGTCTGCAAGTCTTTCCATCTGATAAACAAAGTTTTGGTCGATCAGAGATTGCCAAAATGGGTTTCTTGCTCAGCAACCAAACGTTCAAACCTCCAAAAACCTTTGGACCCTACTTCTTCATAGCCTCACAGTATGGAAACTTTGCTG AATTGGTGTCACCTGGTGCACCAAAGAAAATGAGACTGTGGATTATCGTTGGAGCATCAGTTGGTGGATTTATACTCCTGGCACTGATCTTTATAGGAATATATCTCTGTTGTAGAAAGAGAACAGTGACAACAGTTAATGAACACCGGGATGGTTCTG AGCCTTGTCATTCTGGCGCTACATCTTGGGATCCCACAAGAAGTGTTGGTACTTTTCCCCAGCTGAAAGGACCAAAGGTCTTCTCTTCTGATGAACTTCGGAATGCCACAAACAACTTTTCCAAGGCCAATGACATTGGCTCTGGAGGTTATGGAAAG GTTTACAGAGGAACCCTTGCCTCGCGGCAACTAGTTGCAATTAAAAGAGCTCTGCCACGATCTTTACAAGGTGATAATGAACTCACAACCGAAGTCGAGCTTTTGTCAAGGGTTCATCATAAGAACCTTGTGAGCCTTGTGGGTTTCTGTTTCGAAGGCAAGGAACAAATGTTGGTGTATGAATTCGTTCCAAATGGCACTCTGAAAGAGAGCCTTTCAG GGAAATCTGGAGTCCGGTTAGATTGGAATAGGAGACTTAGAGTTGCTCTTGGTGCAGCAAAAGGTCTTTCCTATCTTCATGATCTTGCAAACCCTCCCATAATACATAGGGACATTAAGACAAATAATATTCTCTTGGATGAACGTTTAAATGCAAAGGTTGCTGATTTTGGTCTCTCTAAGCCCATGCCTGACAGCGAAAATGGTCAGATTGTCACCCAAGTTAAGGGGACAATG GGATACTTGGATCCTGAATATTACATGAGCAACCAGTTAACCGACAAGAGTGATGTTTACAGCTTTGGAGTTGTGTTGCTGGAGTTATTAACTGCACGAGTTCCGTTAGAAAGAAACAGATACATTGTAAGTGAAATAAGGGCGGCGATGGATAGGGAAAGAGATCGATATGGTCTCAGTGAGCTACTAGACCCAGCCTTAGGGTTAACAAACCCGTTGAAAGGATTGGAACAATTTGTGGATCTAGCAATGTGGTGTGTTGAAGAAACTGGTGATGAACGTCCTACAATGAGCGAGGTCGTAAAAGAGATTGAAAGAATAATGAAGATGGCTGGAATGAGCACGAAAACTGATTATGCAACCTCAGGAGCTTTTGATACTACAAGTACGAGGAGTTATCATCCTTATCACAATAATAATGTAGCATCTTTTGATAACAGCGGTGCTTGCACACCTTCAAGAGTTGATCCCCAGTAA